In the Corynebacterium kroppenstedtii genome, one interval contains:
- a CDS encoding sensor histidine kinase — protein sequence MVQRLKKSNAPNDADTSQSVATQQPSTIDSTNAWAIPATSSSNDDPTPDAGLHDDSHLGKETLSDADSVSGKGDETSRLTEDDASALKKSVPVAPPGRQTTRPRSYSEKRRQEWERKQHTGAAKRGLSRLPLHTSLIIIVMVISAGGMFFTGLAVTSTLREFMQSRIDASLESTAHSPFIEQGRLPVQSAYSENPRLPSQYFVQVTHSDGSVVSYDYGFESYPNLDSVTHETGPVTVSAARGSKSTAHWRAMALKSQDGDLVVVAVSLDDNERTISRLFLLEAGLGMLVLALLLILTWYVVRRSLRPLSHVERVAGKIADGDLSQRLPEWPPDTEVGALSRSLNKMLAQIEQSFVAVERSEAEAQENARVARKAEAQAREAEQTMRRFIGDASHELRTPLTSVSGYAELYRTGQTDDLNLVLDSISAEAERMSVLVQDLLDLARMDNSRPLEHKSVDILSVAISVIQNMKVNYPDRDISMTNNCVEPPIVTGDSARLHQVLTNLMTNALKHAGPEATVRIALDDSTLGTSPKKKAVRIRVIDNGVGIPPEDSEHIFERFYRADSSRSRHQGGGSGLGLSIVQGLVEQHGGEVTVDSVVDEGTTFTVLLPHE from the coding sequence GTGGTACAACGTCTGAAAAAGAGTAATGCGCCGAACGACGCTGACACGAGCCAGTCGGTAGCCACGCAGCAGCCCAGCACTATCGATTCAACAAACGCATGGGCAATTCCCGCAACATCCTCTTCCAATGACGACCCCACTCCCGACGCCGGCCTTCACGACGATTCTCATCTGGGGAAAGAAACCCTCAGCGACGCGGATAGCGTTTCCGGAAAAGGGGACGAAACCTCCCGCCTCACGGAGGACGACGCCTCCGCGCTGAAGAAAAGCGTGCCAGTCGCTCCGCCCGGGCGGCAAACAACACGCCCACGAAGCTATAGTGAAAAACGTCGGCAAGAATGGGAACGCAAACAGCACACAGGAGCAGCTAAGCGTGGCCTGTCGCGTTTACCGTTACACACGTCACTTATCATCATCGTGATGGTGATTTCCGCAGGTGGAATGTTCTTCACCGGGCTCGCGGTGACCTCCACGCTGAGGGAATTCATGCAGTCGCGGATCGATGCCTCGCTGGAATCCACAGCGCATTCGCCCTTCATCGAGCAAGGGCGCTTACCCGTGCAGAGTGCGTACAGCGAAAACCCTAGACTCCCTAGCCAATACTTTGTGCAGGTCACCCATTCCGACGGATCCGTCGTGTCCTACGACTACGGATTCGAGTCCTACCCCAACCTTGACTCGGTCACCCATGAGACTGGCCCCGTCACCGTCTCAGCCGCGCGAGGTTCGAAATCCACAGCACACTGGCGCGCTATGGCGCTGAAAAGCCAAGACGGTGATCTCGTCGTCGTCGCAGTCTCACTTGACGATAACGAACGAACAATCTCCCGCCTCTTCCTTCTTGAAGCCGGCCTGGGAATGCTCGTCCTCGCCTTACTTCTCATTCTGACCTGGTACGTTGTCCGCCGATCACTCCGGCCCCTGAGTCACGTGGAACGCGTTGCGGGAAAGATTGCCGACGGCGACCTCTCCCAGCGTCTTCCGGAGTGGCCACCGGACACCGAAGTCGGCGCACTCTCGCGATCGCTGAACAAGATGTTGGCGCAAATCGAGCAATCCTTCGTCGCGGTGGAACGAAGCGAAGCTGAAGCTCAGGAAAACGCTCGTGTTGCACGCAAAGCAGAAGCGCAAGCGCGTGAAGCAGAGCAAACGATGCGTCGTTTTATAGGCGATGCATCTCATGAATTACGCACTCCATTGACATCCGTCAGCGGATACGCCGAGCTCTATCGAACGGGCCAAACCGACGACCTCAACCTTGTGCTGGATAGTATCTCCGCTGAAGCAGAAAGAATGAGCGTTTTAGTCCAAGATCTTTTGGATCTTGCCCGGATGGATAATTCGCGTCCTTTGGAACATAAGAGTGTCGATATCCTCAGTGTGGCAATCAGTGTTATTCAAAATATGAAAGTGAACTACCCTGACCGCGATATTTCCATGACAAACAATTGCGTGGAACCACCCATTGTGACAGGAGATAGCGCTCGCCTTCACCAAGTTCTCACCAACCTCATGACGAATGCCCTCAAACATGCAGGCCCAGAGGCTACTGTTCGCATTGCTCTTGACGATTCCACCTTGGGAACGTCGCCGAAGAAAAAAGCGGTGCGTATTCGGGTCATCGATAACGGTGTAGGTATACCGCCGGAGGATAGCGAGCACATTTTCGAGCGCTTCTACCGAGCCGACTCATCCCGGTCACGGCATCAGGGTGGAGGCTCCGGATTGGGATTATCGATCGTTCAAGGTTTGGTTGAACAGCACGGTGGCGAAGTCACCGTCGATAGCGTCGTCGATGAGGGAACAACTTTTACTGTTCTTTTGCCCCATGAATAG
- a CDS encoding response regulator transcription factor: protein MSSAEAPTRVLVVDDEANIVELLKVSLKFQGFEVATASDGGEALDIARSFHPDAFILDVMMPRMDGFTLLSKLRADGHDAPVLFLTAKDAVDDRIHGLTIGADDYVTKPFSLEEVVTRLKVILRRVTPPEVDDDQRITYADLTLDDNSHEVTKAGEYVDLSPTEFKLLRYLMVNAEVVLSKAKILDHVWNYDFGGDGNVVESYVSYLRRKVDKDEPHLIQTVRGVGYVLRTPRA, encoded by the coding sequence ATGAGTTCTGCTGAAGCCCCCACACGCGTTCTTGTTGTTGATGACGAAGCAAACATCGTAGAGCTTCTCAAAGTGTCGTTGAAGTTCCAAGGTTTCGAGGTCGCGACCGCGAGTGATGGTGGGGAAGCGTTGGATATTGCACGTTCGTTCCATCCCGACGCATTTATTCTGGACGTCATGATGCCCCGCATGGACGGGTTCACCCTATTGAGTAAGCTTCGCGCGGACGGCCACGATGCACCGGTACTTTTTCTCACAGCCAAGGATGCCGTTGATGATCGCATCCACGGTTTAACAATCGGTGCCGACGATTACGTCACCAAACCGTTCAGTTTGGAAGAAGTGGTGACGCGCTTGAAAGTAATCCTTCGCCGCGTTACACCACCAGAGGTGGATGACGATCAACGAATTACTTATGCCGACTTAACCCTGGACGATAATTCACATGAAGTAACAAAAGCGGGCGAATACGTGGATCTATCCCCGACGGAATTCAAATTGCTCCGCTACTTAATGGTTAATGCGGAAGTTGTCTTGAGCAAGGCAAAGATCTTAGATCATGTGTGGAATTATGACTTTGGTGGCGATGGAAACGTTGTTGAATCTTATGTTTCCTATTTGCGGCGCAAAGTGGATAAGGACGAGCCACATTTGATTCAGACCGTAAGAGGAGTGGGATACGTTCTTCGCACACCCAGGGCCTAA
- a CDS encoding AbrB family transcriptional regulator → MHQVTTHHIKPSTRRSLFGWTIAIIATLVAIGLCRVAQLPSPLMLGSMVGGLCGAIIASTRIRPPRSTIGPSQGVISLLAAGPLVNSSPDRLASYALPSLIAIGITLLLCAACAWVITRFSTIDSSTAVMSTLAGGASAMSVLSEELGADFRYVTVAQYLRVFIVSFSLPFLIPLLVGGNVDVGSEPLVSLSSHSVMNWLVVLAVITIPGWLASFTPLPAPRLLAPLAIAIVIGEWQPHLISIPGVLEAAAFILIGWQAGGAFDRQSLVTNAKRLPLAFLCIIVLMGGCGVMAGILTALGLGTLTETYLATTPGGLYIVLAIAHDRGAGPIVTVMQVTRMIVMLIVTAFVPQLIRTLQRIKHTGTHH, encoded by the coding sequence ATGCATCAGGTGACTACCCACCACATCAAGCCCAGCACCCGCAGGTCACTATTCGGGTGGACCATCGCGATCATTGCGACGCTAGTTGCCATAGGACTCTGTCGGGTAGCGCAACTTCCCTCGCCTCTCATGTTGGGCTCAATGGTAGGTGGGCTGTGCGGAGCCATTATCGCGAGCACACGAATCCGGCCGCCACGCTCCACAATCGGACCCTCACAAGGTGTTATTTCGCTCCTGGCGGCAGGCCCTTTGGTTAATTCCTCACCTGACCGTTTGGCATCCTATGCGCTTCCGTCACTTATTGCTATTGGAATAACTTTGCTTCTCTGCGCTGCCTGCGCCTGGGTGATTACGCGTTTTTCAACCATTGATTCATCCACGGCAGTCATGTCGACGCTCGCGGGTGGGGCGTCGGCAATGTCTGTTCTGTCGGAAGAATTGGGAGCAGATTTTCGCTACGTCACTGTTGCTCAGTACCTCCGTGTCTTCATCGTTTCTTTCTCACTGCCATTTTTAATTCCATTACTGGTTGGCGGAAATGTTGATGTTGGTTCAGAACCCCTCGTGAGCCTTTCCTCCCACTCAGTAATGAATTGGCTTGTTGTTTTAGCTGTGATCACTATTCCTGGGTGGCTTGCCAGTTTCACCCCATTGCCAGCGCCCCGCTTACTTGCCCCCTTGGCCATCGCCATTGTGATAGGCGAATGGCAACCGCATCTCATTTCGATACCCGGTGTTTTGGAAGCGGCCGCATTTATTTTGATTGGTTGGCAGGCCGGTGGCGCGTTTGATCGACAGTCACTGGTAACTAACGCTAAACGCCTTCCGCTCGCATTCCTGTGCATCATTGTATTGATGGGCGGATGTGGTGTGATGGCCGGAATACTCACAGCCTTAGGCCTTGGGACGCTCACTGAAACGTACTTAGCGACGACACCCGGCGGCCTCTATATCGTCCTAGCCATCGCACACGACCGGGGAGCGGGGCCGATTGTCACCGTCATGCAAGTGACCAGGATGATTGTGATGCTGATTGTCACCGCATTCGTGCCACAGCTCATCCGCACTTTACAGCGGATCAAACATACCGGCACACATCACTAG
- a CDS encoding fructosamine kinase family protein has translation MAFVDDDTFTKNTHGRAADWEAAGLNWLREAESSGGARVVRVFGQDDSAPGGGLVLERLDNGRASTRFAREFGAALSHTHEAGAAAFGAGPDGWEGDGLHGPNDELMPLSLKHYDHWGEMYAEARIMPTLERINSSQRGASLGEQGNKAVEAVCERLRDGDFDDIDTPARIHGDLWAGNVMWTSSGAVLIDPSAHGGHPLTDLAALALFGAPKLDAIYEGYESEGFLNEGWRKLIPLHQLSMLLSHVYLFGSSYVPSTINAASQYA, from the coding sequence ATGGCTTTTGTTGATGACGATACGTTTACGAAGAACACACATGGCCGTGCTGCAGACTGGGAAGCAGCAGGTTTGAATTGGCTGCGCGAGGCTGAATCGTCGGGCGGGGCGCGCGTCGTTAGAGTTTTCGGCCAGGACGATTCTGCTCCCGGTGGCGGGCTTGTCCTGGAGCGCTTGGATAACGGCCGTGCTTCAACCCGCTTTGCCCGTGAATTCGGCGCTGCACTGTCCCACACCCACGAGGCAGGAGCTGCCGCGTTCGGTGCTGGTCCAGACGGTTGGGAGGGCGATGGTCTTCACGGCCCAAATGATGAATTAATGCCCCTGAGCTTGAAGCATTATGACCACTGGGGCGAGATGTACGCGGAAGCCCGTATTATGCCGACGCTCGAACGCATCAATAGTTCGCAGCGCGGAGCATCCTTGGGGGAACAGGGCAACAAGGCTGTCGAGGCAGTGTGCGAACGTCTTCGCGATGGTGATTTTGACGATATCGACACTCCAGCTCGGATCCATGGAGACCTATGGGCGGGCAACGTAATGTGGACCTCCTCCGGGGCAGTGTTGATCGACCCCAGTGCTCACGGCGGACACCCACTGACGGATCTCGCTGCGCTCGCTCTTTTTGGAGCGCCCAAGCTTGATGCTATTTACGAGGGCTATGAAAGTGAGGGCTTTCTCAATGAAGGATGGAGGAAGCTTATTCCGTTGCACCAGCTAAGCATGCTGCTCAGTCACGTATACCTTTTCGGAAGCAGCTACGTACCGTCGACGATTAACGCTGCCAGCCAGTACGCGTAG
- a CDS encoding ABC transporter permease, whose translation MGISNFFRESFIICRRQLRMNLRNPAWIIIGLLQPVMYLVLFGPLLKPLTAQFGATNAYTFFVPGLLVQLTVFGAMFVGFGVIAEWRDGVIEAERVTPASRTALLCGRLMRDVTQLGVQSTILIALGYAMGMKAPIAGVILGMVITLFAGAASAAASNALALTSKDEDVMGPLTNMLIMPILLLSGIILPMSLAPAWLERLSDFMPTRYIVDAVRAIFAENPDAATVTWGILWSLVIFFAGIWWGTRTFRKENS comes from the coding sequence ATGGGTATATCTAATTTCTTCCGTGAGAGTTTCATTATTTGCCGTCGGCAATTGCGCATGAATTTACGTAACCCCGCTTGGATCATCATCGGCTTGTTACAACCGGTGATGTATTTGGTGTTGTTCGGCCCCTTACTTAAGCCATTGACAGCCCAATTTGGGGCGACGAATGCCTACACATTCTTCGTTCCCGGTTTGTTGGTTCAGCTGACGGTTTTTGGTGCGATGTTCGTCGGTTTCGGTGTGATTGCCGAGTGGCGTGATGGAGTGATCGAAGCTGAGCGCGTTACTCCAGCTAGTAGGACTGCGCTGTTGTGTGGACGCCTCATGCGAGATGTGACGCAACTGGGCGTCCAATCCACAATCCTCATTGCTTTGGGGTATGCGATGGGAATGAAAGCGCCTATTGCGGGTGTGATCCTAGGCATGGTCATTACATTGTTTGCCGGTGCGGCGTCGGCGGCTGCGTCGAATGCGCTGGCTTTGACCAGTAAGGATGAAGATGTCATGGGTCCCCTAACCAACATGCTTATCATGCCTATTTTGTTGTTATCTGGAATTATTTTGCCGATGTCGTTGGCTCCCGCGTGGCTCGAACGCTTATCAGACTTCATGCCCACTCGGTACATTGTTGACGCTGTTCGCGCAATCTTCGCGGAGAATCCTGATGCTGCCACGGTGACCTGGGGGATTCTGTGGTCACTTGTTATTTTCTTTGCTGGTATTTGGTGGGGGACTCGTACATTCCGTAAAGAAAATTCATAG
- a CDS encoding ATP-binding cassette domain-containing protein produces MIEAHDLTQTFRGRGRDKKPVKAVDRVSLHVDPGEIIGFLGPNGAGKTTTLRMLTTLLKPTSGSARVAGFDVATQPVEVRRHIGYVSQVGSAGSNAHAGEELMDHGMLYGLRKKDAQRRAHELFEQFSLDGLWDREPKNMSGGQRRRLDIAMGLIHSPGLVFLDEPTTGLDPQARSNLWDHIRSLREDQGATIFLTTHYLDEADALADRIIVIDHGRIIASDTAENLKSSVSGDHVSLRLDDATRQAEAAEIITRVMSATGTSTTSDLKLSGDMIEADVYNSGHVLPELIRALDEKSIGIADLNVRRPTLDDVFLSLTGRSLRD; encoded by the coding sequence ATGATTGAAGCGCACGATCTGACCCAAACTTTTCGTGGCCGTGGTCGTGATAAAAAGCCAGTAAAAGCCGTCGACCGTGTGAGTCTGCACGTTGATCCAGGCGAAATCATCGGCTTCCTAGGTCCTAATGGTGCAGGTAAGACGACAACACTTCGCATGCTGACGACGTTGTTGAAGCCGACGAGTGGTTCTGCCCGTGTTGCAGGTTTCGATGTGGCGACGCAGCCCGTAGAGGTCCGTCGTCATATTGGGTATGTCAGTCAGGTGGGCTCTGCCGGTTCCAACGCGCACGCTGGTGAGGAACTGATGGATCACGGCATGCTGTATGGCTTACGTAAAAAGGACGCTCAACGGCGCGCTCATGAGTTATTTGAACAGTTTAGTTTAGATGGTTTGTGGGACAGAGAGCCTAAGAATATGTCGGGTGGCCAGCGTCGGCGTCTCGATATTGCGATGGGGCTAATCCATAGCCCGGGCCTCGTTTTCCTCGATGAACCGACGACAGGCCTGGACCCACAGGCACGGAGCAACCTCTGGGACCACATTCGTAGCCTCCGTGAAGACCAAGGTGCAACGATTTTTTTAACAACTCATTATTTGGATGAGGCCGATGCTTTAGCAGATCGGATCATTGTTATCGATCACGGACGGATTATCGCGTCAGATACGGCGGAGAATTTAAAGAGTTCGGTGTCCGGGGATCATGTTTCTCTCCGCCTTGACGACGCCACCCGCCAGGCTGAGGCGGCCGAGATTATCACCCGCGTGATGTCGGCAACCGGGACGTCGACAACATCTGATCTGAAACTCAGTGGCGACATGATAGAAGCAGACGTCTATAACTCCGGCCATGTTTTACCGGAGCTGATTAGGGCATTGGATGAGAAGTCGATCGGTATTGCCGATCTTAATGTCCGGCGCCCCACCTTGGATGACGTCTTCTTGTCGTTGACTGGTCGCTCCTTGCGCGATTAA
- a CDS encoding alkaline phosphatase family protein, whose protein sequence is MHNPQDDNESDKQPPREQEQPRGQGTGLSRRSFLKGAAAGAAAVGASTFGGSLLPRSILQQIATAAPAGSLQDVHHIIFLMQENRAFDHYFGCLKGVQGFGDLHPLPQRSGGTVFEQKDSRGTVTLPFSIRDAAGRQSMNAENVDALDHEWKGGTSALHGGWCDNWIEAKTPSTMAYYDRHDLPFQYELADTFTVCDQYFCSVPTSTSPNRNYYFSGYTGFEPASPSTRAVDNRAYDDGHPGYDWPCLAEILDNAGVDWRVYQEWDNFTDNNLEYFRYTKRVSEKVFAAHKDFGENYYSALATATEKNDSPTVQKLTKELTHKLDQLTPTERRIFDRALYRSEPHTITQRVEHDIAAGTLPPVSWIVPSSTESEHPSASSPRASANLIYRLLDALGKHPDVWKHTALFITFDENDGYFDHVPPPRPPRNEKDEWYQGKALGFGNRVPMIVVSPWSVGGYRCSEVFDHTSASQFLEAWKGISVPTVSRWRRTISGDLTSAFDFSHPQPFTPASHPPPTTELEPRWHPQPPEKGVMPQQEPGRRPHRPLPYQLSAATTEQPSDKNIQLHLTNDGPATANFLVFCFHEAKDAVRMAEPVEAESRRGSSNVAKGAGDDRREEPSNSERRENADGDDLGTPGKDVIACDVHGTVTLEIPTGRDGRYAIVVKGPAEFHYEASGAVHR, encoded by the coding sequence GTGCATAATCCCCAAGACGACAACGAGTCCGACAAGCAACCACCCCGCGAACAGGAGCAGCCTCGTGGGCAAGGCACGGGCCTGAGCCGGCGTTCCTTCCTAAAAGGTGCAGCAGCTGGAGCAGCGGCCGTCGGTGCTTCTACTTTCGGTGGCTCACTGCTCCCCCGGTCTATTCTTCAGCAAATTGCTACCGCCGCTCCTGCTGGTTCTCTCCAGGACGTTCACCACATCATTTTTCTCATGCAGGAAAACCGGGCGTTCGATCACTATTTCGGTTGCCTCAAGGGTGTTCAAGGGTTCGGCGATCTCCACCCACTTCCTCAACGCAGTGGCGGAACCGTGTTCGAGCAAAAAGACTCGCGCGGCACCGTCACTCTGCCCTTCTCTATCCGCGACGCCGCAGGCCGTCAATCAATGAATGCGGAAAACGTCGACGCCCTCGACCATGAATGGAAAGGAGGCACCTCTGCCCTACACGGCGGGTGGTGTGACAACTGGATAGAGGCCAAAACCCCCTCCACGATGGCCTATTACGACCGGCACGACTTGCCATTCCAATATGAACTCGCCGACACATTCACGGTGTGCGACCAGTACTTTTGCTCCGTGCCGACGAGTACGTCGCCCAACAGAAACTACTATTTCTCCGGCTACACAGGATTTGAGCCTGCGTCCCCGTCGACACGAGCGGTGGATAACCGGGCCTACGATGACGGGCATCCCGGCTACGACTGGCCATGTCTAGCGGAAATCTTGGATAATGCTGGCGTTGACTGGCGCGTGTACCAGGAGTGGGACAACTTCACCGATAACAACCTCGAGTACTTCCGCTACACCAAGCGAGTTTCAGAGAAGGTTTTCGCTGCTCACAAGGATTTCGGGGAGAATTACTACTCAGCCCTTGCCACCGCGACTGAGAAGAACGACAGCCCGACGGTTCAGAAGCTCACCAAAGAGCTGACACATAAGCTTGACCAGTTAACGCCGACGGAGCGACGCATTTTCGACCGCGCGCTCTACCGCTCTGAGCCGCACACCATAACTCAGCGCGTTGAGCACGACATCGCCGCGGGAACGCTGCCGCCCGTGTCCTGGATCGTGCCGTCGAGCACCGAATCTGAACACCCATCGGCATCATCGCCGCGTGCGTCGGCGAACCTTATTTATCGCCTCTTAGATGCTCTAGGAAAACACCCTGACGTGTGGAAACACACCGCACTATTTATTACTTTCGACGAGAACGACGGGTACTTCGACCACGTTCCACCGCCACGGCCACCGCGCAATGAAAAAGATGAATGGTACCAAGGTAAAGCCCTCGGCTTCGGTAACCGCGTTCCCATGATCGTCGTGTCCCCGTGGAGCGTCGGCGGATATCGCTGTTCAGAGGTGTTCGACCACACCTCTGCCTCGCAATTCTTAGAGGCGTGGAAGGGGATTTCGGTTCCCACCGTGTCGCGATGGCGTCGCACAATTAGTGGAGACTTAACCAGCGCTTTTGATTTCTCTCATCCTCAACCCTTTACACCTGCATCTCACCCGCCGCCAACGACGGAGCTCGAGCCGCGCTGGCACCCACAGCCACCGGAAAAGGGCGTGATGCCACAGCAAGAACCGGGCCGACGTCCTCATCGCCCCTTGCCCTATCAACTATCTGCGGCAACTACGGAGCAGCCCTCGGACAAAAACATCCAACTACACCTGACTAACGACGGTCCTGCCACCGCGAACTTTCTGGTGTTTTGCTTCCACGAAGCTAAAGACGCGGTGCGGATGGCAGAACCTGTTGAGGCAGAGAGCAGACGCGGGTCGAGCAACGTGGCCAAGGGGGCCGGTGACGACCGACGTGAGGAACCGTCCAACTCCGAACGACGTGAGAATGCGGACGGCGACGATTTAGGAACGCCTGGAAAAGACGTCATCGCGTGCGACGTTCATGGCACGGTGACTCTTGAGATACCCACGGGGAGAGACGGCCGCTACGCCATCGTCGTGAAAGGCCCTGCGGAATTTCACTATGAAGCGAGCGGAGCAGTACATAGATGA
- the trhA gene encoding PAQR family membrane homeostasis protein TrhA: MNPAPAQLPRHHARSTVPYDRGPRPILRGRLHEIAAIYFAGTCTALVATTAALHNSATFITAIVLYSVCLLGMLAVSALYHRVPWHTKRAVDIWRRADHSMIAIFIAGTYAPVAVYAFDSMGDGLWILPTAWVAAGGAVGINLLWPNHPRWVDVVIYLVLGWLVVVKATALVVLVPLAALVLIIVGGVIYSLGAIVYGVQRPNPSERWFGFHEVFHASTIVAAALHHIAIWLLVVS, translated from the coding sequence ATGAACCCTGCGCCGGCACAGTTGCCACGACATCATGCACGCTCCACCGTTCCGTACGATCGCGGGCCCAGGCCTATTCTTCGTGGTCGCCTGCATGAAATTGCCGCCATTTATTTTGCAGGTACCTGCACTGCGCTCGTTGCCACGACTGCTGCGCTCCATAACAGCGCGACATTCATCACTGCGATCGTCCTTTACAGCGTTTGCCTCCTTGGAATGCTTGCAGTGTCGGCTTTATATCACCGGGTGCCGTGGCATACCAAGCGCGCCGTCGATATATGGAGACGCGCAGACCACTCCATGATTGCCATTTTTATTGCCGGCACCTATGCGCCCGTCGCGGTGTACGCGTTCGATTCGATGGGCGACGGATTGTGGATCCTCCCCACAGCGTGGGTCGCTGCGGGTGGAGCCGTCGGGATTAATCTTCTGTGGCCCAACCATCCCCGCTGGGTTGATGTCGTTATTTATCTTGTGTTGGGCTGGCTAGTGGTGGTGAAAGCCACTGCTCTGGTGGTACTGGTGCCCCTTGCCGCTTTGGTTTTGATTATCGTCGGAGGGGTCATCTATTCGCTCGGCGCCATCGTGTACGGGGTTCAGCGCCCTAACCCATCGGAGCGTTGGTTCGGCTTCCACGAAGTATTCCACGCGAGCACCATCGTCGCGGCCGCATTGCACCACATTGCTATCTGGTTATTGGTGGTGAGCTAA
- the thrE gene encoding threonine/serine exporter ThrE, which produces MDFVSGFSQAFRRVAGSRAPGTTAGGSNPVATIDAVKAAPAPSPLKPIDFTNVDEINAVLDLAARIGDVLLASGMSNGDVKAHMHAITETYGIHDVHVDITLNTLMLYTTMGPTKGALSAFRVVSKLSMDFARLEEIDVLVRRILTGGFTRAEAADELHEIVTAPPTYNSAFILIMWGFFTGSVAFMIGGHLSEAIISCLSAIVIMWGSAVLAGHGLPLFFQNVFGGLVAPVPAALAYHVGQRYGIEVNPSVCIGAGIVAMLAGLTLVQALQDGITGAPVTASARFFEAALSTGAIIAGVAFGLNIASRLGIPLPAFEGSASTNVVQNVVITVSGALAGAFFAVACFARLRSTVITTVTTLIGAAFYYMILIPTGFGTIAASGMAATLIGLFGGLLSRRFMIPPLITAVSGITPLLPGFALYRGMYSLLNDRPSIGFSSMATAFAIATSLAAGVVLGEWIARRLRRPRIATAYRGVRNIVRRPLAVKARTNGPRTNGPRTNEARTNGRGNPRTPNTGSIRARWRNRSYRNTKARSQWRRR; this is translated from the coding sequence ATGGATTTTGTCTCAGGATTCAGCCAGGCATTCCGCCGCGTCGCTGGCTCCCGCGCCCCCGGCACCACCGCCGGCGGATCCAATCCTGTCGCCACCATCGACGCCGTTAAAGCAGCCCCGGCACCGTCGCCTCTCAAACCCATCGACTTCACCAATGTCGATGAAATCAACGCGGTTCTCGACCTCGCCGCCCGGATTGGCGACGTCCTCCTGGCCAGCGGAATGAGCAACGGGGACGTCAAAGCCCACATGCACGCAATCACCGAAACATACGGTATTCACGACGTCCACGTCGACATCACCCTTAACACCCTCATGCTGTACACCACCATGGGGCCCACCAAAGGTGCACTTTCAGCATTCCGCGTCGTCAGTAAACTCAGCATGGACTTCGCCCGATTAGAGGAAATCGACGTCCTCGTCCGACGCATCCTCACCGGTGGATTCACGCGGGCAGAAGCCGCCGACGAACTCCACGAAATCGTCACGGCGCCGCCGACTTATAACTCGGCCTTCATCCTGATCATGTGGGGCTTTTTCACTGGATCAGTCGCGTTCATGATCGGTGGACACCTTTCCGAGGCCATCATCTCCTGCCTCTCTGCCATCGTCATCATGTGGGGATCCGCAGTGCTGGCCGGACACGGCTTGCCCTTGTTCTTCCAAAACGTCTTTGGAGGGCTTGTCGCCCCCGTCCCCGCTGCCCTGGCCTACCACGTAGGCCAACGCTACGGAATAGAGGTCAACCCGTCGGTCTGTATCGGTGCCGGCATCGTCGCCATGCTGGCCGGACTCACCCTCGTCCAAGCGCTCCAGGATGGCATCACCGGCGCACCCGTTACAGCCTCCGCACGATTCTTCGAAGCCGCGCTCTCCACCGGCGCCATTATCGCCGGCGTCGCCTTCGGGCTCAATATAGCCTCCCGGTTGGGCATTCCTCTTCCCGCATTCGAAGGCTCAGCGTCTACCAACGTCGTCCAAAACGTGGTCATTACCGTGTCTGGCGCTCTCGCCGGCGCGTTCTTCGCGGTAGCGTGCTTCGCCCGCCTCAGATCCACCGTCATCACGACAGTAACCACCCTCATCGGTGCCGCGTTCTACTACATGATCCTTATCCCCACAGGCTTCGGCACCATCGCAGCCTCCGGGATGGCGGCCACACTCATCGGACTTTTCGGTGGTCTACTCTCCCGCCGGTTCATGATCCCACCACTGATCACCGCAGTGTCGGGCATTACCCCGCTCCTGCCCGGTTTTGCTCTCTACCGCGGGATGTACTCCCTGCTCAATGACCGTCCGTCCATCGGATTCTCCTCTATGGCCACTGCCTTCGCCATCGCCACCAGCCTGGCAGCGGGCGTCGTCCTCGGTGAATGGATCGCGCGCAGACTACGGCGACCTCGCATCGCCACCGCCTACCGCGGAGTCCGCAATATCGTCCGGCGGCCGCTCGCGGTGAAGGCACGCACCAACGGGCCCCGGACTAATGGCCCACGCACGAACGAAGCGCGCACCAACGGCCGTGGGAACCCGCGAACACCCAACACGGGGTCCATCCGGGCTCGCTGGCGCAACCGCTCCTACCGAAACACGAAAGCGCGCTCGCAGTGGCGTCGTCGATAA